From Acanthopagrus latus isolate v.2019 chromosome 22, fAcaLat1.1, whole genome shotgun sequence, the proteins below share one genomic window:
- the LOC119012656 gene encoding gap junction delta-2 protein-like, producing MGEWTILERLLEAAVQQHSTMIGRILLTVVVIFRILIVAIVGETVYNDEQSMFVCNTLQPGCNQACYDKAFPISHIRYWVFQIIMVCCPSLCFITYSVHQSAKQKERRFSTVYLSLDRDQDFMKRDDSKKIKNTIVNGVLQNTENSNKEAVSDCLEFKDIPNSVTRTTKSKMRRQEGISRFYIIQVVFRNALEIGFLVGQYFLYGFNVPVVYECDRYPCIKDVECYVSRPTEKTVFLVFMFAVSGICVVLNLAELNHLGWRKIKTAVRGVQARRKSIYEIRNKDLPRMSMPNFGRTQSSDSAYV from the coding sequence GATCTTACTGACTGTGGTGGTGATCTTCCGGATTCTCATCGTGGCAATAGTCGGCGAGACTGTGTACAATGATGAGCAGTCCATGTTCGTGTGCAACACCTTACAGCCAGGGTGCAACCAGGCCTGCTATGACAAGGCTTTTCCCATCTCCCACATCAGGTACTGGGTGTTCCAGATCATCATGGTGTGTtgccccagcctctgcttcatCACCTACTCTGTGCACCAGTCTGCCAAGCAGAAGGAGCGGCGGTTTTCCACAGTGTACCTCTCCCTGGATCGAGACCAAGACTTTATGAAGAGAGATGACAGCAAGAAGATCAAGAACACCATTGTGAATGGAGTGctacagaacacagaaaactcCAACAAGGAGGCAGTGTCCGACTGCCTGGAGTTCAAGGACATCCCCAACTCTGTCACGCGAACTACAAAGTCAAAAATGAGAAGGCAGGAGGGCATCTCCAGGTTCTACATCATCCAGGTGGTGTTCAGAAATGCGTTAGAGATAGGGTTTCTGGTGGGCCAATACTTTCTGTATGGATTCAACGTCCCTGTGGTGTATGAGTGTGATCGATACCCTTGCATAAAAGATGTGGAGTGCTATGTTTCCAGGCCGACAGAGAAGACGGTGTTTCTCGTCTTCATGTTTGCGGTCAGTGGCATTTGTGTGGTGCTGAACTTGGCAGAGCTCAACCACCTCGGCTGGAGGAAGATCAAAACCGCTGTGAGAGGAGTGCAGGCTAGGAGGAAGTCCATTTATGAGATCAGGAACAAAGACTTGCCCCGGATGAGTATGCCCAACTTTGGGCGCACGCAGTCCAGTGACTCTGCTTATGTGTAA